A genomic region of Venturia canescens isolate UGA chromosome 9, ASM1945775v1, whole genome shotgun sequence contains the following coding sequences:
- the OXA1L gene encoding mitochondrial inner membrane protein OXA1L isoform X2 yields the protein MLSRTALCINHQALSHVNAVSQSQRILLRHMHITCQIRNVGIKCNSSVKLSKYTPVLGTCTKRYSSTAKVTNEAISSTTNNVSTSAVADGLTSKLIENIPAESPMTQSFNNVNNVTTETIMPATIDNISAESVEQNLADDTLSAEEPMTNSIETLPTTTLDVISNVPTGASTPQSFLDLPDAPVPPVVEAISYVGEPSLVSLGLGSWWPSGIVQQSLEWLHISCGLPWWESIMIGTLALRLALFPLVIFAQKNNAALSNNMPELARIQAEMTDARLEGDQLGAARKAQELMKFMKGKNCNPAKGLIVPLCQAPIFISVFFGIRQMANLPVESMAQGGLWWFTDLTCADPYYLLPILTTLTLSATIELGTDGTNPQSLGMMRYVLRAMPFVFLPFTLNFPAAILCYWCSSNFFSLIQVGLLKIPKVRTFFNIPAIVKHPQNKQVQKKGFVESAKTSMSNIRTTREMRARYVADEVQFHRAGRGPVQQTFSYDPTKQFHRSDAVQAKKR from the exons ATGTTGTCGCGAACTGCGTTGTGCATTAATCATCAAGCTTTGTCGCATGTCAACGCGGTCTCGCAG TCGCAGAGAATCCTGCTCAGACATATGCACATCACGTGTCAAATACGAAATGTCGGAATTAAATGCAATTCTTCAGTCAAACTATCAAAATACACTCCTGTTTTGGGAACCTGTACAAAGAGGTATTCCAGCACCGCTAAAGTCACCAATGAAGCTATTTCGTCAACAACCAACAACGTTTCCACCTCAGCCGTCGCTGATGGTCTAACATCGAAATTAATCGAAAATATACCAG CTGAATCCCCGATGACACAATCATTCAACAATGTCAACAATGTAACAA CTGAAACAATTATGCCGGCAACGATTGATAACATATCAG ctGAATCAGTTGAGCAAAATCTAGCGGATGACACTTTATCTG CTGAAGAGCCCATGACAAATTCTATTGAGACTTTACCAA CCACTACTTTGGATGTAATCAGCAACGTACCAA CTGGAGCCTCAACTCCACAATCATTCCTTGATCTACCGG ATGCACCTGTGCCCCCGGTAGTGGAAGCAATATCATATGTTGGGGAACCATCTCTCGTATCTCTTGGGCTAGGCAGCTGGTGGCCATCAGGAATAGTTCAACAAAGCTTGGAATGGCTGCACATATCATGCGGCTTACCTTGGTGGGAATCCATAATGATCG GTACACTAGCCCTGAGGCTTGCACTTTTTCCTCTGGTTATATTTGCCCAAAAGAACAATGCTGCATTATCAAACAATATGCCGGAATTAGCGCGCATACAAGCAGAAATGACAGATGCGCGACTAGAAGGTGATCAGTTGGGAG CGGCTAGAAAAGCACAAGAGTtgatgaaattcatgaaagggaaaaattgCAATCCTGCCAAAGGTTTGATTGTGCCACTCTGTCAG GCTCCTATTTTTATCTCCGTTTTCTTCGGAATCAGACAAATGGCTAATTTACCGGTTGAAAGTATGGCACAAGGAGGACTTTGGTGGTTCACCGACCTCACCTGTGCCGATCCGTACTACCTATTGCCTATTCTCACAACCCTCACTCTCTCAGCAACTATCGAGCTTGGAACAGATGGCACTAATCCCCAATCCCTTGGAATGATGCGATACGTTCTTCGAGCTATGCCTTTCGTGTTCCTTCCTTTCACTTTAAACTTCCCTGCG GCCATTCTATGCTACTGGTGCTCGTCAAATTTCTTCTCGCTCATTCAAGTCGGTCTTCTGAAGATACCCAAAGTTcgcacatttttcaatattccagCCATCGTAAAACATCCGCAGAACAAACAAGTCCAGAAGAAGGGTTTTGTTGAGAGTGCTAAAACCT CCATGTCAAACATCAGAACAACCCGGGAAATGAGAGCGAGATACGTCGCAGATGAAGTACAGTTTCATAGGGCAGGAAGAGGTCCAGTTCAGCAAACCTTTTCATACGATCCTACAAAGCAATTTCATCGATCCGATGCCGTTCAAGCAAAGAAGAGATAA
- the OXA1L gene encoding mitochondrial inner membrane protein OXA1L isoform X3: protein MLSRTALCINHQALSHVNAVSQSQRILLRHMHITCQIRNVGIKCNSSVKLSKYTPVLGTCTKRYSSTAKVTNEAISSTTNNVSTSAVADGLTSKLIENIPADNVVSISFNDVPAESPMTQSFNNVNNVTTETIMPATIDNISAEEPMTNSIETLPTTTLDVISNVPTGASTPQSFLDLPDAPVPPVVEAISYVGEPSLVSLGLGSWWPSGIVQQSLEWLHISCGLPWWESIMIGTLALRLALFPLVIFAQKNNAALSNNMPELARIQAEMTDARLEGDQLGAARKAQELMKFMKGKNCNPAKGLIVPLCQAPIFISVFFGIRQMANLPVESMAQGGLWWFTDLTCADPYYLLPILTTLTLSATIELGTDGTNPQSLGMMRYVLRAMPFVFLPFTLNFPAAILCYWCSSNFFSLIQVGLLKIPKVRTFFNIPAIVKHPQNKQVQKKGFVESAKTSMSNIRTTREMRARYVADEVQFHRAGRGPVQQTFSYDPTKQFHRSDAVQAKKR, encoded by the exons ATGTTGTCGCGAACTGCGTTGTGCATTAATCATCAAGCTTTGTCGCATGTCAACGCGGTCTCGCAG TCGCAGAGAATCCTGCTCAGACATATGCACATCACGTGTCAAATACGAAATGTCGGAATTAAATGCAATTCTTCAGTCAAACTATCAAAATACACTCCTGTTTTGGGAACCTGTACAAAGAGGTATTCCAGCACCGCTAAAGTCACCAATGAAGCTATTTCGTCAACAACCAACAACGTTTCCACCTCAGCCGTCGCTGATGGTCTAACATCGAAATTAATCGAAAATATACCAG CTGACAATGTGGTATCAATTTCCTTTAATGATGTGCCAG CTGAATCCCCGATGACACAATCATTCAACAATGTCAACAATGTAACAA CTGAAACAATTATGCCGGCAACGATTGATAACATATCAG CTGAAGAGCCCATGACAAATTCTATTGAGACTTTACCAA CCACTACTTTGGATGTAATCAGCAACGTACCAA CTGGAGCCTCAACTCCACAATCATTCCTTGATCTACCGG ATGCACCTGTGCCCCCGGTAGTGGAAGCAATATCATATGTTGGGGAACCATCTCTCGTATCTCTTGGGCTAGGCAGCTGGTGGCCATCAGGAATAGTTCAACAAAGCTTGGAATGGCTGCACATATCATGCGGCTTACCTTGGTGGGAATCCATAATGATCG GTACACTAGCCCTGAGGCTTGCACTTTTTCCTCTGGTTATATTTGCCCAAAAGAACAATGCTGCATTATCAAACAATATGCCGGAATTAGCGCGCATACAAGCAGAAATGACAGATGCGCGACTAGAAGGTGATCAGTTGGGAG CGGCTAGAAAAGCACAAGAGTtgatgaaattcatgaaagggaaaaattgCAATCCTGCCAAAGGTTTGATTGTGCCACTCTGTCAG GCTCCTATTTTTATCTCCGTTTTCTTCGGAATCAGACAAATGGCTAATTTACCGGTTGAAAGTATGGCACAAGGAGGACTTTGGTGGTTCACCGACCTCACCTGTGCCGATCCGTACTACCTATTGCCTATTCTCACAACCCTCACTCTCTCAGCAACTATCGAGCTTGGAACAGATGGCACTAATCCCCAATCCCTTGGAATGATGCGATACGTTCTTCGAGCTATGCCTTTCGTGTTCCTTCCTTTCACTTTAAACTTCCCTGCG GCCATTCTATGCTACTGGTGCTCGTCAAATTTCTTCTCGCTCATTCAAGTCGGTCTTCTGAAGATACCCAAAGTTcgcacatttttcaatattccagCCATCGTAAAACATCCGCAGAACAAACAAGTCCAGAAGAAGGGTTTTGTTGAGAGTGCTAAAACCT CCATGTCAAACATCAGAACAACCCGGGAAATGAGAGCGAGATACGTCGCAGATGAAGTACAGTTTCATAGGGCAGGAAGAGGTCCAGTTCAGCAAACCTTTTCATACGATCCTACAAAGCAATTTCATCGATCCGATGCCGTTCAAGCAAAGAAGAGATAA
- the OXA1L gene encoding mitochondrial inner membrane protein OXA1L isoform X1 codes for MLSRTALCINHQALSHVNAVSQSQRILLRHMHITCQIRNVGIKCNSSVKLSKYTPVLGTCTKRYSSTAKVTNEAISSTTNNVSTSAVADGLTSKLIENIPADNVVSISFNDVPAESPMTQSFNNVNNVTTETIMPATIDNISAESVEQNLADDTLSAEEPMTNSIETLPTTTLDVISNVPTGASTPQSFLDLPDAPVPPVVEAISYVGEPSLVSLGLGSWWPSGIVQQSLEWLHISCGLPWWESIMIGTLALRLALFPLVIFAQKNNAALSNNMPELARIQAEMTDARLEGDQLGAARKAQELMKFMKGKNCNPAKGLIVPLCQAPIFISVFFGIRQMANLPVESMAQGGLWWFTDLTCADPYYLLPILTTLTLSATIELGTDGTNPQSLGMMRYVLRAMPFVFLPFTLNFPAAILCYWCSSNFFSLIQVGLLKIPKVRTFFNIPAIVKHPQNKQVQKKGFVESAKTSMSNIRTTREMRARYVADEVQFHRAGRGPVQQTFSYDPTKQFHRSDAVQAKKR; via the exons ATGTTGTCGCGAACTGCGTTGTGCATTAATCATCAAGCTTTGTCGCATGTCAACGCGGTCTCGCAG TCGCAGAGAATCCTGCTCAGACATATGCACATCACGTGTCAAATACGAAATGTCGGAATTAAATGCAATTCTTCAGTCAAACTATCAAAATACACTCCTGTTTTGGGAACCTGTACAAAGAGGTATTCCAGCACCGCTAAAGTCACCAATGAAGCTATTTCGTCAACAACCAACAACGTTTCCACCTCAGCCGTCGCTGATGGTCTAACATCGAAATTAATCGAAAATATACCAG CTGACAATGTGGTATCAATTTCCTTTAATGATGTGCCAG CTGAATCCCCGATGACACAATCATTCAACAATGTCAACAATGTAACAA CTGAAACAATTATGCCGGCAACGATTGATAACATATCAG ctGAATCAGTTGAGCAAAATCTAGCGGATGACACTTTATCTG CTGAAGAGCCCATGACAAATTCTATTGAGACTTTACCAA CCACTACTTTGGATGTAATCAGCAACGTACCAA CTGGAGCCTCAACTCCACAATCATTCCTTGATCTACCGG ATGCACCTGTGCCCCCGGTAGTGGAAGCAATATCATATGTTGGGGAACCATCTCTCGTATCTCTTGGGCTAGGCAGCTGGTGGCCATCAGGAATAGTTCAACAAAGCTTGGAATGGCTGCACATATCATGCGGCTTACCTTGGTGGGAATCCATAATGATCG GTACACTAGCCCTGAGGCTTGCACTTTTTCCTCTGGTTATATTTGCCCAAAAGAACAATGCTGCATTATCAAACAATATGCCGGAATTAGCGCGCATACAAGCAGAAATGACAGATGCGCGACTAGAAGGTGATCAGTTGGGAG CGGCTAGAAAAGCACAAGAGTtgatgaaattcatgaaagggaaaaattgCAATCCTGCCAAAGGTTTGATTGTGCCACTCTGTCAG GCTCCTATTTTTATCTCCGTTTTCTTCGGAATCAGACAAATGGCTAATTTACCGGTTGAAAGTATGGCACAAGGAGGACTTTGGTGGTTCACCGACCTCACCTGTGCCGATCCGTACTACCTATTGCCTATTCTCACAACCCTCACTCTCTCAGCAACTATCGAGCTTGGAACAGATGGCACTAATCCCCAATCCCTTGGAATGATGCGATACGTTCTTCGAGCTATGCCTTTCGTGTTCCTTCCTTTCACTTTAAACTTCCCTGCG GCCATTCTATGCTACTGGTGCTCGTCAAATTTCTTCTCGCTCATTCAAGTCGGTCTTCTGAAGATACCCAAAGTTcgcacatttttcaatattccagCCATCGTAAAACATCCGCAGAACAAACAAGTCCAGAAGAAGGGTTTTGTTGAGAGTGCTAAAACCT CCATGTCAAACATCAGAACAACCCGGGAAATGAGAGCGAGATACGTCGCAGATGAAGTACAGTTTCATAGGGCAGGAAGAGGTCCAGTTCAGCAAACCTTTTCATACGATCCTACAAAGCAATTTCATCGATCCGATGCCGTTCAAGCAAAGAAGAGATAA
- the OXA1L gene encoding mitochondrial inner membrane protein OXA1L isoform X4, with the protein MLSRTALCINHQALSHVNAVSQSQRILLRHMHITCQIRNVGIKCNSSVKLSKYTPVLGTCTKRYSSTAKVTNEAISSTTNNVSTSAVADGLTSKLIENIPDAPVPPVVEAISYVGEPSLVSLGLGSWWPSGIVQQSLEWLHISCGLPWWESIMIGTLALRLALFPLVIFAQKNNAALSNNMPELARIQAEMTDARLEGDQLGAARKAQELMKFMKGKNCNPAKGLIVPLCQAPIFISVFFGIRQMANLPVESMAQGGLWWFTDLTCADPYYLLPILTTLTLSATIELGTDGTNPQSLGMMRYVLRAMPFVFLPFTLNFPAAILCYWCSSNFFSLIQVGLLKIPKVRTFFNIPAIVKHPQNKQVQKKGFVESAKTSMSNIRTTREMRARYVADEVQFHRAGRGPVQQTFSYDPTKQFHRSDAVQAKKR; encoded by the exons ATGTTGTCGCGAACTGCGTTGTGCATTAATCATCAAGCTTTGTCGCATGTCAACGCGGTCTCGCAG TCGCAGAGAATCCTGCTCAGACATATGCACATCACGTGTCAAATACGAAATGTCGGAATTAAATGCAATTCTTCAGTCAAACTATCAAAATACACTCCTGTTTTGGGAACCTGTACAAAGAGGTATTCCAGCACCGCTAAAGTCACCAATGAAGCTATTTCGTCAACAACCAACAACGTTTCCACCTCAGCCGTCGCTGATGGTCTAACATCGAAATTAATCGAAAATATACCAG ATGCACCTGTGCCCCCGGTAGTGGAAGCAATATCATATGTTGGGGAACCATCTCTCGTATCTCTTGGGCTAGGCAGCTGGTGGCCATCAGGAATAGTTCAACAAAGCTTGGAATGGCTGCACATATCATGCGGCTTACCTTGGTGGGAATCCATAATGATCG GTACACTAGCCCTGAGGCTTGCACTTTTTCCTCTGGTTATATTTGCCCAAAAGAACAATGCTGCATTATCAAACAATATGCCGGAATTAGCGCGCATACAAGCAGAAATGACAGATGCGCGACTAGAAGGTGATCAGTTGGGAG CGGCTAGAAAAGCACAAGAGTtgatgaaattcatgaaagggaaaaattgCAATCCTGCCAAAGGTTTGATTGTGCCACTCTGTCAG GCTCCTATTTTTATCTCCGTTTTCTTCGGAATCAGACAAATGGCTAATTTACCGGTTGAAAGTATGGCACAAGGAGGACTTTGGTGGTTCACCGACCTCACCTGTGCCGATCCGTACTACCTATTGCCTATTCTCACAACCCTCACTCTCTCAGCAACTATCGAGCTTGGAACAGATGGCACTAATCCCCAATCCCTTGGAATGATGCGATACGTTCTTCGAGCTATGCCTTTCGTGTTCCTTCCTTTCACTTTAAACTTCCCTGCG GCCATTCTATGCTACTGGTGCTCGTCAAATTTCTTCTCGCTCATTCAAGTCGGTCTTCTGAAGATACCCAAAGTTcgcacatttttcaatattccagCCATCGTAAAACATCCGCAGAACAAACAAGTCCAGAAGAAGGGTTTTGTTGAGAGTGCTAAAACCT CCATGTCAAACATCAGAACAACCCGGGAAATGAGAGCGAGATACGTCGCAGATGAAGTACAGTTTCATAGGGCAGGAAGAGGTCCAGTTCAGCAAACCTTTTCATACGATCCTACAAAGCAATTTCATCGATCCGATGCCGTTCAAGCAAAGAAGAGATAA
- the galla-2 gene encoding MIP18 family protein galla-2: MAMGENVENLNPKLYQKIDDRDITADDENENVVDEFDAREIFDLIRNINDPEHPLTLEELHVVEQSLIEVDNKKNTVQIRFTPTIPHCSMATLIGLSIRVQLLRALPKRFKVQVSITPGTHNAEHAVNKQLADKERVAAATENSHLIGVINQCVSIKG, from the exons ATGGCGATGGGTGAAAATGTCGAAAACTTGAATCCGAAATTGTATCAAAAAATCGACGATAGAGACATAACAGCAGACGATGAAAACGAGAATGTTGTGGATGAGTTCGATGCCAGAGAAATATTTG ATCTTATCAGAAACATTAACGATCCCGAACATCCATTGACTCTCGAAGAACTTCATGTTGTTGAACAGAGCCTCATCGAA GTTGACAACAAAAAGAACACGGTTCAAATTAGGTTCACACCAACAATACCGCACTGCAGCATGGCCACACTAATTGGTCTTTCCATAAGAGTTCAATTATTGCGGGCTTTGCCAAAAAGATTCAAAGTCCAAGTTTCCATAACACCAGGAACTCACAATGCAGAACACGCAGTGAATAAACAATTGGCTGATAAGGAAAGAGTTGCTGCCGCTACAGAAAATAGTCATCTGATCGGCGTTATAAATCAGTGTGTGAGCATCAAAGGGTGA